A window of Dickeya zeae NCPPB 2538 contains these coding sequences:
- a CDS encoding molybdopterin-dependent oxidoreductase, translating to MSDKPQRRATLMLEPSQKKQLVNLERRLMLRSGLTLGAVAMLTGCNMQDGDNIDKVLWAMSRWNDRVQAWLFSGQRLAPSYRPDQVTQPFPFNAFYPEYNVPDIDLDSYRLEVSGKVEKKGVWTLEQLRQLPQETQITRLICIEGWSAIGQWRGIPLRLFLQHIGADLNARYVGFKCADRYYSSIDMATALHPQTILALEFGDQTLPPDYGYPLRLRVPTKLGFKNAKHIAALFVSDTNPGGYWEDQGYNWFSGI from the coding sequence ATGAGTGACAAACCACAGCGCCGCGCTACGCTGATGCTGGAGCCGAGCCAGAAAAAGCAGTTGGTGAATCTCGAACGCCGCCTGATGCTGCGCTCCGGGCTGACGCTCGGCGCAGTAGCGATGCTGACTGGCTGTAATATGCAAGATGGCGACAACATCGATAAAGTCTTGTGGGCGATGTCGCGCTGGAACGATCGGGTTCAAGCCTGGTTATTCAGTGGGCAGCGTCTGGCTCCCAGCTACCGACCCGATCAGGTCACCCAGCCGTTTCCCTTCAACGCGTTCTACCCGGAATACAACGTGCCGGATATCGATCTGGACAGCTATCGTCTTGAAGTCAGCGGTAAGGTCGAAAAAAAAGGGGTCTGGACGCTGGAACAATTGCGCCAGCTACCGCAGGAAACGCAAATTACGCGACTTATCTGTATTGAAGGCTGGAGCGCCATCGGCCAGTGGCGTGGCATCCCACTGCGTCTGTTTCTGCAACATATCGGGGCTGACCTGAACGCCCGTTACGTCGGTTTTAAATGCGCTGACCGCTACTATTCCAGCATCGATATGGCCACCGCCCTGCATCCGCAAACCATTCTGGCACTGGAATTCGGCGATCAGACGCTACCGCCAGATTACGGCTACCCACTACGTTTACGCGTTCCCACTAAATTGGGCTTCAAAAACGCTAAACACATCGCCGCACTGTTCGTCAGCGATACTAACCCCGGCGGCTACTGGGAAGATCAGGGGTATAACTGGTTTAGCGGCATTTGA
- a CDS encoding cytochrome b/b6 domain-containing protein — protein sequence MSPSRRPIHAWPVRLAHWINLLAMTGMFMSGWEIYNASPLFNFHFPATMTLGGWLGGAIGWHLAVMWLWAGNGLLYVVWSLASGHWRQRWLPLSLRALWHDIHQTLTLRLRHTSHQYNAIQKLMYFGVIALGVLLMLSGLAIWKPVQLSWLTNLLGGFATARYVHFLAMSGIALFVVIHVLMVLIVPRTLWAMLTGGKHE from the coding sequence ATGTCGCCATCCCGCCGCCCGATACACGCCTGGCCCGTCAGGCTTGCCCACTGGATCAATCTGCTGGCTATGACAGGTATGTTTATGAGCGGCTGGGAAATTTATAACGCCTCGCCGTTATTCAACTTTCATTTCCCGGCCACCATGACATTGGGCGGCTGGCTCGGCGGCGCGATTGGCTGGCATCTGGCGGTCATGTGGCTGTGGGCGGGTAATGGCTTATTGTATGTGGTGTGGAGTCTTGCCAGCGGCCACTGGCGGCAGCGCTGGTTGCCGCTCAGTCTCAGAGCGCTCTGGCATGACATTCACCAGACGCTCACCCTACGCTTACGCCATACGTCCCACCAGTACAACGCCATCCAGAAACTCATGTATTTCGGCGTCATCGCACTCGGCGTGCTGCTGATGCTGTCCGGGCTGGCAATCTGGAAGCCGGTTCAGTTGTCCTGGCTTACTAATCTGTTAGGCGGTTTCGCCACCGCCCGTTATGTCCACTTTCTGGCGATGAGTGGCATCGCGCTGTTCGTGGTCATCCACGTCCTGATGGTACTTATCGTACCGCGAACCCTGTGGGCAATGCTGACCGGAGGCAAACATGAGTGA